From the Gymnogyps californianus isolate 813 chromosome 2, ASM1813914v2, whole genome shotgun sequence genome, one window contains:
- the ARL4A gene encoding ADP-ribosylation factor-like protein 4A: MGNGLSDQTPILSSLPSFQSFHIVILGLDSAGKTTVLYRLQFNEFVNTVPTKGFNTEKIKVTLGNSKTVTFHFWDVGGQEKLRPLWKSYTRCTDGIVFVVDSVDVERMEEAKTELHKITRISENQGVPVLIIANKQDLRNSLSLSEIEKMLAMSELSSSTPWHLQPTCAIIGDGLKEGLEKLHDMIIKRRKMLRQQKKKR; encoded by the coding sequence ATGGGGAATGGACTCTCGGACCAGACGCCGATCCTCTCCAGCCTGCCTTCTTTCCAGAGTTTCCACATTGTCATCTTGGGATTGGACTCCGCTGGAAAGACGACCGTGCTCTACAGACTGCAGTTCAATGAGTTCGTCAACACTGTCCCCACTAAAGGATTTAATACGGAGAAAATCAAAGTGACGCTGGGCAACTCGAAAACGGTCACTTTCCACTTCTGGGATGTAGGCGGCCAGGAGAAGCTGAGGCCGCTGTGGAAGTCGTACACAAGGTGCACCGATGGCATTGTGTTTGTGGTGGACTCTGTCGATGTTGAGAGAATGGAGGAGGCCAAAACAGAACTTCATAAGATTACTAGGATATCTGAAAATCAAGGAGTGCCTGTCCTTATCATTGCTAACAAGCAGGACTTGAGGaactctctctccctttctgaaATTGAGAAAATGTTAGCAATGAGTGAGCTGAGTTCTTCAACTCCCTGGCATTTGCAGCCTACCTGTGCAATCATTGGAGATGGACTCAAAGAGGGACTGGAGAAACTACATGATATGATAATTAAGCGAAGGAAAATGTTgaggcagcagaaaaagaagagatga